The following is a genomic window from Hymenobacter monticola.
CGGTCTTATTTTAAAACGAAAAAAGGTCCCCGCCGATTGGTGGGGACCTTTTTTATGCCCCGGCTACCGCTTTAAGTAATGGGGCAGAAGTAGGCAGATGAAGCAAGGCACCGCCGGTCCGACTGCCCCAAGCGGTCAGACCGGTTGAAGCCACAACTTTCGGTTGCCCAACGGCCTGGTCCGACCGCATAGGCATTTCCTTTAGCCCGACTCTTTAAAGGGAGGCTGTGCCGCGAATCATAATGCGCGGCGGGCTCCCGGGCGCAGGGGCCGGCTTGGGTATTTCTTTGTGCGCAATCTGAATTTCAACCCAAGTAATGGCCCCGAGAGCAGCGGCGTGGGTTACCTTGACTTCGCCAATGGAAGCATTCGCCACGCGAATACTGGCCTCGCTCGTCAGCATCCCGTTTATTGAATAGCGCACGGTCCCCTCGGCCCCGAACAGCTGACCTATTTCGGCCAGCGTGCGGCTTTTCACTGCTGCATGCGCTCTTGGCGTAGGAGTAATGTCGATGATGCCGTAGGTCGTCAGATTGTGCCAGGGTCGGGGCGCATCAGCCCCTTTGTACACGCGCAGCTTCTGCACGTCGTCCGGTTTGATATTCGCGAAGCCGTTGTCGATAATTACCTGCGAGTTGAGGATGTACAGCGGAGCGGGGGCTGCCGCTGCGGGCCGGGGCGCTACGTTGACCTGCGGCACCGCAGCTCCGGCGGACGGCCCAACAGGCACGCCGACCAGCGGCCTCCCGGACAGCACAGCCGGCATTCGAGGAGCAAGGGGAGCTACTGCTTTTTGCTGCGCCCAAGCCGGTAGCCCGGTCAGGCAACAGATGGTTAGCAGCAGCGAGGCAATTCGGAGGTGGCGCATGGCGAAGGCGTTAAGGACAAGAGAGCAGTGTAAAGACGCAACCCTTTGCGTCCGTCGATGCACAACATCCCTTGGCAACGGATGTCTGAACAGCAAGGTACCGGTCGCTCAACTACGAGATGCGAAGCGTCACGCTTTTACACATCCTTGGGCCCTACAGCTTCTTGTCATCCACCAGTCGCAAGGTATAGGTGTAGGAATACTGCTTGTCGAGCAGGCGGTAGGGGTCGTGGGGATAAGCGCCCCAGCTGTTGTCGCCGCCCACGCCGCGCTGCTTCAGGTCCACGTTCAGGAACACCCGGTCGTGGCGCTTCACGTCGCTGATGTGCTGCTGCTTTTTGGTGAGGCCGGGGTCCAGTTCTTCGGTGCGCACGTCGAGGGCGCTGAAGCTGAGCGGCTGGGCGCCTTCGATGCGCAGGCCCTGGCCGGTGGCGTTGGTGAGGACAAGCCAGCGGACATCGGTATGGTAGCCGGCTTCCTGCGGCCGGATGTAGGTGTTCGGAAACTGGTTGCGCACCGAGTCGCGGTACAGGCCCAGGAAGGTGGCGGTGTTGCGGTCCTGATAGTTTTCCCAGGGGCCGCGGCCGTAATAGCTCAGCTGGTTGTAGCGGCCGGGCAGTTCCATGCGCATGCCAAAGCGCATGAGTTCGGGTAGGTCGCGGCCGGTCATGTCCATGGAGGCCGTCACCTGCACGGCACCGTCGGGGTTGATGAGGTAGGCCACGGTATAGGGCACGTTGATGTCGGTGAGCAAATACTCCACCTTAATGGGCAGGCCGGCGGCCGATACCCCCCCCACCGTCACGCGCTGCACTTGGCGGGCCGCGTGGGCCGTGCGCCACACGCCCAGCCGCTGCGGGACGCCGCTGCCGAAGTCATTGTCGGTGGGTGCGCGCCAGAAGTAGGGCTCCGGGTACTGCCCAATTACCTGGTTGCTGCCGCGGCGGTAGTTGCTCAGGCGGCCCTGGGCCGTGTTAAATTCGCCGCTGACCTCGCCGGCGGCAAACGTCAGCTTGTCGCCCTCGCGCTTGATTTGCAGGTCGGGGGCGGCCACCGCCGGACGCGCAAAGTAGGCCGCGTCGGGCGTGAGGCGGAACTGCTCGCGGGCCACCTCGTGGCTGGCCGGCAGCAGCGCTTCGGCGGCCTTGGTGTGGGCAAACACGTTGAGCACGTACTCGGTGCCAGGCTCGCCCGAGAGCTCGGGCAGGGCCAGTTTCACTTCCTGCTGCTGGCGCGGAGCGGGCTTGGCGGTAAAGGTGCCCGACTTCACGGCCACGCCGTTTTTCAGCAGCTCCCAGCGAAAGGCGTAATTATCCAGGCGTTTAAAAGAAAACCCGTTGAGCACCGTGATGCGGCCCGAAGCCGGCTGCGCGGCGCTGAAGCGGATGTCCTGGTACACCTTTTTCACCTCCCACAGGCCGGGGTGCGGGGTGCGGTCGGCGGCCACGAGGCCGTTGGCGCAGAAGTTTTCGTCGTTCTGGCGGTTGTAGCCGCCCAGGTCGCCGCCGTAGGCGAAATAGGGGAGGCCGTGGTCATCGGCCCGCAGGCCTTGGTCAACCCAATCCCAGATGAAACCGCCCTGCATGTGCGGCTTGCTCCGAATCAAGTTCCAGTACTCCTGAAAATTGCCGCTGCTGTTGCCCATGGCGTGCGAATATTCGCACATGATGTAGGGGCGCTTCTTGTCGGTGGCTTCGGCGTAGCGCCGCATCGCGCCCATGCCAGGGTACATCGGGGCCACGATGTCGGTGTTCACATCCTCGCCGGCCTGCTCGAAGGAGATGGGGCGCGAGGGGTCGCGCTGCTTCAG
Proteins encoded in this region:
- a CDS encoding glycoside hydrolase family 2 TIM barrel-domain containing protein is translated as MFVLYYLAAALLLAGGAARAQSAPPNEWENPQAVDQNKEKAHASFMVYDRAADVAANDYARSPYYQSLNGTWKFSYVARPDRRPTDFQQPDFDDANWKTIAVPANWEMQGFGLPIYTNVAYPFPRNQPFIDGRDNPVGSYRRRFTVPAGWAGREVLLNFGSISGYAVVFVNGQRVGMSKVAKSPAEFDITKYLRPGENTLAVQVFRWHDGSYLEDQDFWRVSGIDRDVYLYSLPKQTVWDFFAHADLDPSYKNGQFAADVTLRNFAPAAGAAGRLTVEILDPSGKTVLRQQQPAPALAARGTATVRLAGTIRNVQLWSAEIPTLYQCRLTLEDAQGQPLAVTGCALGFRQVEIKNAQLLVNGMPVEVHGVNRHEWEPTTGRVVTEAGMRKDLELMKRFNINAVRTSHYPNNERWYRLCDELGFYLVDEANIETHGYGAELQGGFDKSKHPAYLPEWAAAHRDRIDRLVERDKNHPSVIIWSLGNECGNGPVFHEAYTWLKQRDPSRPISFEQAGEDVNTDIVAPMYPGMGAMRRYAEATDKKRPYIMCEYSHAMGNSSGNFQEYWNLIRSKPHMQGGFIWDWVDQGLRADDHGLPYFAYGGDLGGYNRQNDENFCANGLVAADRTPHPGLWEVKKVYQDIRFSAAQPASGRITVLNGFSFKRLDNYAFRWELLKNGVAVKSGTFTAKPAPRQQQEVKLALPELSGEPGTEYVLNVFAHTKAAEALLPASHEVAREQFRLTPDAAYFARPAVAAPDLQIKREGDKLTFAAGEVSGEFNTAQGRLSNYRRGSNQVIGQYPEPYFWRAPTDNDFGSGVPQRLGVWRTAHAARQVQRVTVGGVSAAGLPIKVEYLLTDINVPYTVAYLINPDGAVQVTASMDMTGRDLPELMRFGMRMELPGRYNQLSYYGRGPWENYQDRNTATFLGLYRDSVRNQFPNTYIRPQEAGYHTDVRWLVLTNATGQGLRIEGAQPLSFSALDVRTEELDPGLTKKQQHISDVKRHDRVFLNVDLKQRGVGGDNSWGAYPHDPYRLLDKQYSYTYTLRLVDDKKL